From Micromonas commoda chromosome 15, complete sequence, one genomic window encodes:
- a CDS encoding predicted protein, whose protein sequence is MSRYFDIDSFLAEQTRVPVVFNSGCTGLGKEMDKMCQTRDLPMGEEVELPFWLVPKLFEQNMVGPKMPDCFDERVWQVVEAEPKNVPLRDFNPHFFEFGARFTELLRDEELHEQLEKAFTARYSKLLVGAALSTSEFKDRHLLSREEEKLLDAGRDSMKAFHDWKYSTTEKLTVAHTVKANKKRRAGGAYGSNQRRAMGDNLTNRV, encoded by the coding sequence ATGTCGAGGTACTTTGACATCGACAGCTTCCTCGCGGAGCAGACGAGGGTTCCGGTGGTGTTCAACAGCGGGTGCACGGGCCTGGGGAAAGAGATGGACAAGATGTGCCAGACGCGGGACCTTCCgatgggcgaggaggtggagctGCCCTTCTGGCTGGTGCCCAAGCTCTTCGAGCAGAACATGGTGGGGCCCAAGATGCCGGACTGcttcgacgagcgcgtgtgGCAGGTGGTGGAGGCGGAACCCAAGAACGTGCCCCTGAGGGACTTTAACCCGCACTTCTTCGAGTTTGGCGCCAGGTTCACCGAGCtcctgcgcgacgaggagctccacGAGCAGCTCGAGAAGGCGTTCACCGCGAGGTACAGCAAGCTCctggtgggcgccgcgctgagcaCGTCGGAGTTCAAGGACAGGCACCTCCTGTccagggaggaggagaagctgCTGGACGCGGGGCGGGATAGCATGAAGGCGTTCCACGACTGGAAGTACTCCACCACGGAGAAACTCACGGTGGCGCACACGGTCAAGGCGAACAAGAagagacgcgcgggtggggcgTACGGTTCGAACCAGCGCAGGGCGATGGGCGACAACCTGACCAACAGGGTCTGA
- a CDS encoding predicted protein — protein sequence MGGFYVADKQTCEEFDMTMSKKQFYDLAGVPIRRIFEILAEEQGKTPDLDAMAARCKELADEIMSQGPELIHPVVAIARDAKAKGLPIAVASSGVKPTVTGHLRGHGILDLFDALVTCEDVKHGKPAPDLYLLAAEKLGVDPKRCTAYEDAELGMQSAKAAGMTVVDVRLLDGYPTDEYKNTDV from the exons ATGGGCGGTTTCTACGTCGCCGATAAGCAAACGTGCGAGGAGTTCGACATGACCATGTCGAAGAAGCAGTTCTACGACCTCGCGGGAGTGCCCATAAGGAGGATATTCGAGAtactcgccgaggagcaggGGAAGACCCCGGACCTGgacgccatggcggcgaggtgcaAG gagctcgcggacgagatcaTGAGCCAGGGACCGGAGCTGATCCATCCGGTGGTGGccatcgcgagggacgcgaaaGCGAAGGGCCTCCCCATCGCGGTGGCTTCCTCCGGAGTGAAGCCCACGGTGACGGGCCACCTCAGGGGGCACGGCATCCTCGACCTGTTCGACGCTTTGGTGACGTGCGAGGACGTCAAGCACGGCAAGCCCGCGCCTGATTTGTACCTCCTGGCGGCCGAGAAGTTGGGCGTCGATCCCAAGAGGTGCACCGCGTACGAAGACGCGGAGCTGGGGATGCAGAGCGCGAAAGCCGCGGGGATGACGGTGGTGGACGTGAGGCTTCTGGACGGATACCCTACGGATGAGTATAAGAACACCGACGTTTAG
- a CDS encoding predicted protein → MGGERGPEKPRGAGGALSPAARRQQRQRDRREKLAREKKAGASKEKASAAAGAGGAASKRPPAGGSARGEVKRARRESSSGSEDDVGDDSVDESGDDAEGPGAAGGDDDDAVERTGAYGSYGRTDGRMSVEDDEWATAPRTWAALAPYLSDYHDKKIWAPFYYDGAAGKRLRDAGFTRVVHKREDFFKRVNDRVFVKSVSAVVDNPPYTGKGMKERVLRALVAVDVPFCLLLPLGVLHTATVREILDPEHVQALIPRRCWVSKSGQREVPFKYLVWLCYKMRLPRDLVLMPDT, encoded by the coding sequence ATGGGGGGCGAGCGAGGTCCGGAGAAGCCTCGTggagcgggcggcgcgttgtCCCCCGCGGCACGTCGCCAGCAGAGGCAACGGGACCGGCGCGAGAAGCTGGCGagggagaagaaggcggggGCTTccaaggagaaggcgagtgcggcggctggcgcgggtgGAGCGGCTTCCAAGCGACCGCCGGCGGGAGGATCGGCGCGTGGCGAGGTGAAACGCGCCAGGAGAGAGTCGTCTTCGGGctcggaggacgacgtcggcgatgacTCGGTGGACGAgagcggggacgacgccgaggggcccggcgccgcgggcggggacgatgaTGATGCGGTCGAGCGCACGGGCGCGTACGGCAGCTACGGGAGGACGGACGGTCGGATGTCTGTGGAGGATGATgagtgggcgacggcgccgaggacgtgggccgcgctcgcgccttACCTCTCCGACTATCACGACAAGAAGATCTGGGCGCCGTTCTACTacgacggagccgccggCAAGCGACTGAGGGATGCGGGGTTCACGCGAGTCGTGCACAAGAGGGAGGATTTCTTCAAGCGCGTCAACGACCGGGTGTTCGTCAAGTCCGTGTCCGCGGTGGTGGATAACCCGCCGTACACGGGCAAAGGGATGAAGGAGAGGGTGCTGAGGGCGCTGGTGGCAGTGGACGTGCCGTTCTGTCTGCTCCTGCCGCTGGGCGTTTTGcacacggcgacggtgagggAGATCCTCGACCCTGAGCACGTGCAGGCGCTGATACCTCGGCGGTGCTGGGTGAGCAAGAGCGGGCAGCGGGAGGTGCCGTTCAAGTACCTGGTGTGGCTGTGCTACAAGATGAGACTGCCGCGGGACCTCGTCCTGATGCCGGACACGTGA
- a CDS encoding predicted protein: MVASVEELVQVLQATLSPDVATREQAEAYLKQHDYAKGYIVGLMQVASAPQADLGIRQAAAIHLKNISAKGWEPRKEESARLHDEDKATIRANILESFIQSPELIRSQLTEVMRVAVQHDFPERWPDLLPTLMGHLGTDDIARVYGAVQVIQVICRKYEFKDKDEREVLAPVIENAFPRLLQMLQSLIANEAQRRDKTLATLVKLILKTYWNATYLDLPPALMRADVFGAWITCFHQIIGMQVPAEGQPSDRTERKNFPWWKAKKWSLHIANRLFSRYGNPKQVKPEYKEFAKTFKEQVSCVFLQSYMQLLATLSGGGYLPDRIINLALQYLTTALSHGNTYKLMKPHMETLMFNVVFQIVCFNQVDAELWEEDPQEYIRRGNDIIEEMYSPRAAAVNFLVEVCRCRTKENMPKLMGFIVQIFTRCNELGANAPHPELAGALHCIGSLQEKLKTTPGYMEQLEPMLTAHVLPSFQSPHGHVRAKAAWCAGVYAEIEFANPQNFMALFAGVVNCLKDPDLPVKVDAIVSLGSFVETADDISQIRPILPQLLDEFFALMNEVESEEMVFTLETIVEKFGEEIAPYAMGMTQNLVAAFWKLNGSQDQTDEDDFTGALASVGCLRAIATILESLSALPHMYAQLEPALMPIMRKMLGADGYDVYEEVLEILSYMTYYAPAVSPAMWELWPVLISALDGEYGVQYFENILVPMDNYISRGTETFLAHPTCKGDCLRVASGVLLNNDIPEPEMLPAPKLLECVLQNCKGRVDDCVAPYLAVALERLKTCELTYLKDLLIQIVANCLWYNAALTLDILVKNGALGTALQTWFGMLGDRTRKGGNKRKHHRREHDKKVCILGLVALIQTPAQSLPAEVAAGMGQICAAVVSLLVDLREQEKERKEFEAKHPGGFYGWGSDEEDFGGDEDLGDDDEEEEELDHAELEAMAKRATAVNPYRRRTGDEDDDDDDEDFDDGMLTDDENFTSPIDDVDPFILFAETVQVTQSTDVQRFQALAGGLDAAGQQTLQELVAYAPTRREELAKKKAEEEAKKAEAQAKAGPGAIPVQRAGHDAHH, encoded by the coding sequence ATGGTGGCgtccgtcgaggagctcgtgcaGGTGCTTCAGGCGACGCTATCGCCCGACGTGGCCACCCGCGAGCAGGCTGAGGCGTACCTGAAGCAGCACGACTACGCCAAGGGGTACATCGTCGGCCTCATGCaggtcgcctccgcccctCAGGCGGACCTCGGCATCCgtcaggcggcggcgatccacCTGAAGAACATCTCGGCCAAGGGGTGGGAGCCCAGAAAGGAGGAGAGCGCCAGGCTGCACGACGAGGACAAGGCCACCATCCGCGCCAACATCCTCGAGTCGTTCATTCAATCGCCCGAGCTCATCCGCAGCCAGCTCACTGAGGtcatgcgcgtcgcggtgcaACACGACTTTCCCGAGCGATGGCCCGACCTCCTGCCCACGCTCATGGGTCACCTAGGCAccgacgacatcgcgcgcgtgtaCGGCGCCGTGCAGGTCATCCAGGTCATCTGCCGCAAGTACGAATTCAAAGACAAGGACGAGAGGGAGGTTCTCGCCCCCGTCATCGAGAATGCCTTCCCGAGGTTGCTCCAGATGCTCCAGTCGCTCATCGCCAACGAGGCGCAGAGGCGGGACAAGACGCTGGCCACGTTGGTGAAGCTCATACTGAAGACGTACTGGAACGCCACCTACCTGGATCTCCCACCCGCGTTgatgcgcgcggacgtgTTCGGCGCGTGGATCACGTGTTTCCACCAGATCATCGGCATGCAGGTGCCCGCCGAGGGACAGCCGAGCGACAGGACCGAGCGAAAGAACTTCCCGTGGTGGAAGGCGAAGAAATGGAGCCTGCACATCGCCAACCGTCTGTTCAGCAGGTACGGCAACCCCAAGCAGGTCAAGCCCGAGTACAAGGAGTTCGCCAAGACGTTCAAGGAGCAGGTATCGTGCGTGTTCCTCCAGTCGTACATGCAGCTGCTGGCCACGCTTTCCGGCGGTGGCTACCTGCCGGACCGAATCATAAACCTGGCCCTCCAGTACCTCACGACCGCGCTGTCGCACGGCAACACGTACAAGCTCATGAAGCCCCACATGGAGACCCTCATGTTCAACGTGGTTTTTCAAATCGTGTGTTTTAACCAGGTGGACGCCGAGCTGTGGGAGGAGGACCCGCAGGAGTACATCCGCCGGGGTAACGACATCATCGAGGAGATGTACTcgccccgagccgccgccgtcaactTTCTCGTGGAGGTTTGCAGGTGCCGCACAAAGGAGAACATGCCCAAGCTCATGGGGTTCATCGTGCAGATATTCACCCGGTGCAACGAGTTGGGCGCCAACGCACCGcaccccgagctcgccggtgCGCTCCACTGCATCGGGTCGCTCCAGGAGAAGCTCAAGACCACCCCGGGGTACATGGAACAGCTCGAGCCCATGCTCACGGCGCACGTGCTCCCCTCCTTCCAGTCCCCGCACGGTCACGTCAGGGCCAAGGCTGCGTGGTGCGCGGGTGTGTACGCCGAAATCGAGTTTGCGAACCCGCAGAATTTCAtggcgctcttcgcgggTGTGGTGAACTGCCTCAAGGATCCTGACCTGCCGGTGAAGGTTGACGCCATCGTGTCGCTCGGGTCTTTCGTGGAGACGGCGGATGACATCTCCCAGATTCGGCCCATCCTGCCCCAGCTCCTGGACGAGTTCTTCGCGCTGATGAACGAGGTCGAGTCGGAAGAGATGGTGTTCACCCTGGAGACGATCGTGGAGAAGTTCGGCGAGGAGATTGCACCGTACGCCATGGGCATGACCCAGAACCTGGTTGCCGCGTTTTGGAAACTGAACGGGTCGCAAGACCAGACTGACGAAGACGACttcaccggcgcgctcgcttCCGTGGGGTGCCTACGCGCGATAGCCACCATCCTCGAATCCCTCTCCGCGCTGCCCCACATGtacgcgcagctcgagccGGCGCTGATGCCCATCATGAGGAAgatgctcggcgccgacggatACGACGTGTACGAGGAGGTTTTGGAGATTTTGTCTTACATGACGTACTACGCCCCCGCCGTGTCCCCGGCGATGTGGGAGCTGTGGCCCGTGCTCAtcagcgcgctcgacggcgagtaCGGCGTGCAGTACTTCGAGAACATCCTGGTTCCGATGGACAACTACATCTCGCGCGGCACCGAAACGTTCCTGGCGCACCCCACCTGCAAAGGCGACTGCCTCAGGGTCGCATCCGGCGTGCTCCTGAATAACGACATCCCCGAGCCGGAGATGCTCCCCGCGCCCAAGCTGCTCGAGTGCGTCCTCCAGAACTGCAAGGGTCGGGTGGACGATTGCGTGGCTCCTTATCTGGCTGTCGCGCTGGAGAGGCTCAAGACGTGCGAGCTGACCTACCTGAAGGACCTTCTCATCCAGATCGTGGCCAACTGCCTGTGGTAcaacgcggcgctgaccCTGGATATACTGGTCAAGAACGGCGCCCTGGGAACCGCGCTGCAGACCTGGTTCGGCATGCTCGGCGATCGAACCAGAAAAGGTGGAAACAAGCGCAAGCACCACAGGAGGGAGCACGACAAGAAGGTTTGCATCCTCGGGCTGGTGGCGTTGATCCAAACCCCGGCGCAGTCCCTCCCCGCCGAGGTTGCCGCGGGTATGGGCCAGATTTGCGCGGCTGTCGTGAGTTTGCTGGTGGACCTGAGGGAgcaggagaaggagaggaAGGAGTTCGAGGCCAAGCACCCGGGAGGTTTTTACGGTTGGGGCTCCGACGAAGAGGACttcgggggcgacgaggacctgggcgacgacgacgaggaggaggaggagctcgaccacgcggagctggaggcgatggcgaaGCGGGCCACGGCGGTGAACCCGTACAGGAGGAGGACCggggatgaggacgacgacgacgacgacgaggacttcGACGACGGTATGCtgaccgacgacgagaacttcacgtcgccgatcgacgacgtcgacccgtTCATTCTCTTCGCCGAGACGGTCCAGGTGACGCAGTCGACGGATGTTCAGAGGTtccaggcgctcgcgggtgggttggacgcggcgggtcagCAGACTCTGCAGGAGCTGGTGGCgtacgcgccgacgcggagggaggagctcgccaagaagaaggcggaggaggaggcgaagaaggcggaggcgcaggcCAAGGCTGGGCCGGGCGCGATCCCTGTCCAGAGAGCCGGCCACGACGCCCACCACTAA
- a CDS encoding predicted protein, translated as MMWRKPTSRRRGNKPSAATVRAPAGGVEIETDQPDVDSRAAGTGIIHHSSLSCTTTQPNKS; from the coding sequence ATGATGTGGCGGAAGCCGAccagccgccgacgaggaaaTAAACCCTCAGCTGCCACCGTTCGTGCGCCAGCGGGGGGAGTGGAAATTGAAACTGACCAGCCAGACGTTGActcacgcgcggcggggactgGCATCATTCATCACTCTTCTCTTTCTTGCACAACGACGCAACCCAATAAAAGTTAG
- the SSIIA gene encoding glycosyltransferase family 5 protein (candidate glycogen synthase) yields MLCKEKLNIVVVASECAPFAKTGGLGDVAAALPKGLQARGHRVMVVMPRYKNYDGAIDTGVRITFNVMGNQAEVGYFHMHKNGVDTVFIDHQCYHSVADNIYAGDRHAANFRNAMLCQAAIEAVWHVPCGEDRTPYGDSDLVYMANDWHTSLLPVYLSAYYQDHGKLPYARSVFVIHNMAFQGRGPLDEFYSLQLPDHYKEHFYLDDPFGGECMNQMQAGLKFASKIIAVSAGYAWEITTDMGGWGLAPLLREQGDKLTGIVNGIDLEEWSPEYDNFLDGDGYTRYAPDASGFDGKLECKRALQRQLGLPERDDVPLLGFIGRLDHQKGVDLITDARHWLMGQDVQLVMLGSGREDLEQSLRSMENDHKDKCRCWVGFSVEMAHRITAGCDILLMPSRFEPCGLNQLYAMRYGTVPVVHAVGGLRETVRPYNPHTKEGTGWQFDEALTNKFQEAVGWALGTYREDKDTFKKIQLSGMQQDLSWGLAAERYEEKLIEAKYSW; encoded by the coding sequence ATGCTCTGCAAGGAGAAGCTCAACATCGTGGTCGTGGCGTCCGAGTGCGCGCCCTTCGCCAAGACTGGCGGCttgggcgacgtcgcggcggcgcttccCAAGGGTCTTCAGGCCCGGGGTCATCGAGTGATGGTGGTGATGCCCAGGTATAAAAACTACGACGGTGCCATCGACACCGGGGTTCGGATCACGTTCAACGTGATGGGTAACCAAGCGGAGGTCGGGTACTTCCACATGCACAAGAACGGCGTGGACACCGTCTTCATCGACCACCAGTGCTACCACTCCGTCGCCGATAACATCTACGCGGGTGACAGGCACGCGGCTAACTTCCGCAACGCAATGCTCTGCCAGGCGGCCATCGAGGCTGTCTGGCACGTGCCGTGCGGCGAAGACCGCACCCCGTACGGTGACAGCGACCTCGTGTACATGGCCAACGACTGGCACACGTCGTTGCTCCCGGTGTACCTCTCGGCGTACTACCAGGACCACGGCAAGTTGCCGTACGCCAGGTCGGTGTTTGTCATCCACAACATGGCGTTCCAGGGCCGCGGTCCCCTCGACGAGTTCTACTCCCTGCAGCTTCCCGACCATTACAAGGAGCACTTCTACCTCGACGACccgttcggcggcgagtgcATGAACCAGATGCAGGCGGGACTGAAGTTTGCGTCCAAGATtatcgccgtctccgccggaTACGCGTGGGAGATCACCACCGACATGGGCGGCTGGGGCCTCGCGCCCTTACTCCGCGAGCAGGGCGACAAGCTCACGGGCATCGTCAACGGCATAGACCTCGAGGAGTGGTCCCCGGAGTACGACAActtcctcgacggcgacgggtacACGCGGtacgcgcccgacgcgagcggcttTGACGGGAAGTTGGAGTGCAAGCGAGCGCTCCAGAGACAGCTGGGTCTGCCGGAGAGGGACGACGTGCCGCTGCTCGGGTTCATCGGCCGGTTGGACCACCAGAAGGGCGTGGACCTCATCACGGACGCCAGGCACTGGCTCATGGGCCAGGATGTGCAGCTCGTGATGCTCGGCTCGGGCCGCGAGGACCTGGAGCAGTCGCTGCGAAGCATGGAGAACGACCACAAGGACAAGTGCAGGTGCTGGGTCGGGTTCAGCGTCGAGATGGCGCACCGCATCACCGCCGGCTGCGACATCCTCCTCATGCCCTCCAGGTTCGAGCCGTGCGGATTGAACCAGCTCTACGCCATGAGGTACGGGACGGTGCCGGTTGTTCACGCGGTGGGCGGACTTCGGGAGACGGTTCGCCCCTACAACCCCCACACCAAGGAGGGCACGGGATGGCAGTTCGACGAGGCCCTGACGAACAAGTTCCAGGAGGCTGTCGGATGGGCACTCGGCACGTACAGGGAGGATAAGGATACGTTCAAGAAGATCCAGCTGTCGGGCATGCAGCAGGACCTCTCGTGgggactcgccgccgagaggtACGAGGAGAAGCTGATTGAGGCCAAGTACTCCTGGTAA
- a CDS encoding predicted protein, whose translation MRSEAQAPFRTARMFVFGAFAANAALGLSIATLQAVTKALGAPSAPPLDQSLQNIGIDLGAALFFGYLYKKDAENREKQMARISREERLSALKCELSSGKVVSLFDLRGFSRVVIAAGDADYCNASIAAAEAVKDPLLERGVLVIPLVLGGAAESVDAPDDATDRRFRATPVYTDKWVKWIDEQKREAKVAAGKGVYVGLRMDGRVRSSGVGTPPWEKFAKELPPADKWGGFLDGFDGRVGVDT comes from the coding sequence ATGCGGtccgaggcgcaggcgcccttccgcaccgcgcgcatgTTCGTCttcggcgccttcgccgcgaacgccgcgctcggtctCTCCATCGCCACGCTCCAGGCGGTGACCAAGGCGCtgggcgcgccgtccgcgccgccgctcgaccaGTCCCTCCAGAACATCGgcatcgacctcggcgccgccctgtTCTTCGGATACCTGTACAAGAAGGACGCGGAGAACAGGGAGAAGCAGATGGCGCGCATATCCAGGGAGGAGAGGCTCTCAGCGCTCAAGTGCGAGCTCTCCTCTGGGAAGGTGGTGTCGCTCTTCGACCTTCGCGGGTTCTCCCGGgtggtcatcgcggcgggcgacgcggactaCTGCAACGCGTCCatcgcagccgccgaggcggtgaaAGACCCGCTGTTGGAGAGGGGCGTGCTCGTGATACCCCtcgtgctcggcggcgcagccGAAAGCGTAgacgcgcccgacgacgccacggaCCGACGGTTCAGGGCCACCCCGGTGTACACGGACAAGTGGGTCAAGTGGATCGACGAACAGAAGAGGGAGGCCAAGGTGGCGGCTGGTAAGGGCGTGTACGTGGGGCTGAGGATGGACGGGCGGGTGCGGAGCAGCGGTgtcgggacgccgccgtgggagAAGTTCGCGAAGGAGCTCCCGCCGGCGGACAAGTGGGGAGGTTTCCTGGACGGGTTCGACGGCAGGGTGGGCGTGGACACGTGA
- a CDS encoding predicted protein, whose protein sequence is MAKHKGEPWGPMKIGLGIAMGMFGAPKSEARDSRPRRGPDPLLTGPIPYDEWRKIFKNAPIPLSTLPEKCPPDPRDPREFDEASDDEASDDEGFREAFAKRLR, encoded by the coding sequence ATGGCGAAGCACAAGGGCGAGCCGTGGGGACCGATGAAGATCGGGTTGGGGATCGCGATGGGCATGTTCGGAGCTCCCAAGTCCGAGGCTCGTGAcagtcgccctcggcgcggacccgaccCCCTCCTAACCGGCCCGATTCCCTACGACGAGTGGCGCAAAATCTTCAAAAATGCCCCTATCCCCCTATCGACCTTACCCGAAAAGTGTCCACCCGACCCTCGTGACCCTCGGGAGTTCGACGAggcctcggacgacgaggcctcGGACGACGAAGGCTTTCGTGAGGCTTTCGCAAAAAGGCTTAGGTGA
- a CDS encoding predicted protein, with translation MHKYRRATDAVVLALLAAALVCTGAHAAETPDPPCLEISTEGIEQLREPCMDPALACADEGCLGAMVEWLAPQFEAADVDTSLYQDVSPEWMVQCFAPNLSAYMETIPVATFMSLRECDYAPYVERWPELATFDFSAVSTSDFMRAMPPGMLMEILSNQRRQNRGW, from the coding sequence ATGCACAAGTACCGACGCGCGACTGACgcggtcgtcctcgccctcctcgccgccgcgctcgtctgcaccggcgcgcacgcggctgAGACACCCGACCCGCCCTGTCTGGAGATAAGCACCGAGGGTATCGAGCAACTCAGGGAGCCCTGCAtggaccccgcgctcgctTGCGCGGACGAGGGGTGCCTCGGCGCCATGGTCGAGTGGCTCGCGCCGCAGTTtgaagccgccgacgtcgataCCTCGCTCTACCAGGACGTGAGCCCGGAGTGGATGGTTCAGTGCTTCGCGCCCAACTTGTCCGCGTACATGGAGACGATCCCAGTCGCAACCTTTATGTCCCTGCGCGAGTGCGACTACGCCCCGTACGTCGAGCGGTGGCCCGAGCTCGCAACCTTCGACTTCTCCGCCGTGTCAACCTCCGACTTCATGCGCGCCATGCCCCCGGGTATGCTGATGGAGATCCTGTCCAACCAGCGGAGGCAGAACCGAGGGTGGTGA
- a CDS encoding predicted protein, translated as GPIPKHVAIVMDGNRRFAETRGLRKESGHEFGAEKLLEVLEWSLALGVECLSVYAFSTDNFKRSETEVDVLFQLAERRLDEMATSRVIHDRNVRVQVLGELHMLPPGVRRAAARVMAATAAHSDGPVLNVCFAYTGREDVCLAVGAMARGVGEGTLDPVDDVTERPSDETGRKPGAPPVDLLIRTSGETRLSDFMLWGISGHAVLCFQEVLWPDFSFTDMCYAVWTYQRSAEHSRGGRARYEAARADAEAERRDRRSVEAERAA; from the exons GGTCCGATTCCTAAGCACGTCGCCATCGTGATGGACGGAAACAGGCGGTTCGCCGAGACCCGAGGACTACGGAAGGAGAGCGGGCACGAGTTCGGAGCCGAGAAGCTgctcgaggtgctcgagtGGTCCCTCGCGCTGGGCGTCGAGTGCCTCAGCGTCTACGCCTTCAGCACCGACAACTTCAAGCGATCGGAGACGGAGGTGGACGTCCTCTTTCAACTCGCCGAGCGGAGGCTGGACGAGATGGCGACGTCCCGCGTGATTCACGACCGAAACGTCCGCGTgcaggtgctcggcgagctgcACATGCTGCCGCCCGGGGTGCGaagggccgcggcgcgcgtcatggcggccaccgcggcgcacagcGATGGACCGGTGCTCAACGTGTGCTTCGCGTACACGGGACGAGAGGATGTTTGTTTGGCGGTGGGCGCCATGGCGAGGGGCGTTGGGGAGGGAACCCTGGACCCCGTGGACGACGTGACGGAAC GGCCGTCGGATGAAACGGGACGCAAaccgggggcgccgccggtggaccTGCTCATCCGCACGAGCGGCGAGACGCGTCTGTCGGACTTTATGCTGTGGGGGATATCGGGCCACGCCGTGTTGTGCTTCCAGGAGGTGCTCTGGCCGGATTTTTCCTTCACCGACATGTGCTACGCGGTGTGGACGTATCAGAGGTCGGCGGAGcactcgcgcggcggcagagCGAGGTACgaagccgcgagggccgacgccgaggctgagcgacgcgatcgacgatcCGTGGAGGCcgagcgggcggcg
- a CDS encoding predicted protein, whose translation MSVLATVAADIDWATVLAYAFTVMAAYVALTVAAVASPIARRILFKSRLYARGIAHMVLSREKKNWPKQRGNGVPVGKNIITKRIVFIRHGESTWNQVFNRGFGYRFPFRLFEGVLTEVVGLLSRSSFFFDAPLSDLGNLEAKKLRAFLTSKEDGPVGKDADALAGVKGTSILVTSNLRRAAQTMAVAFWDRVAVTGEKIYVLSCLQEMARNVDTCALAGPGEPVPLRGIEEQIPDIQNVPAGPIRALLERRRVTDSGSVVAESGHFNAGNKPLMRNGHASMLEFAHWSAAQDASTIIVGGHSLWFKEFFKCFIKPEQEHVAQRKKIVNCGVVAFDLKCGTDASGNVGFSIDSSSVRIVYGGFGK comes from the coding sequence ATGTCCGTCCtcgcgacggtcgccgccgatatCGACTGGGCCACGGTACTCGCCTACGCGTTCACCGTCATGGCCGCGTACGTCGCCCTCACcgtggcggcggtcgcgtctCCCATCGCCCGTCGGATACTTTTCAAGTCGAGGCTGTACGCTCGGGGAATCGCGCACATGGTGCTGAGCCGAGAGAAGAAGAACTGGCCCAAGCAGCGAGGCAACGGCGTTCCCGTCGGGAAAAATATCATCACCAAGCGCATCGTCTTCATCAGGCACGGCGAGAGCACCTGGAACCAGGTGTTCAACCGAGGATTCGGATACCGATTCCCGTTCCGCCTGTTCGAGGGTGTCCTCACCGAGGTTGTCGGCCTGCTCTCCCgctcgtccttcttcttcgacgcGCCGCTGTCCGACCTCGGAAACCtggaggcgaagaagctTCGCGCGTTCCTCACCTCCAAGGAGGACGGACCAGTCGGCAAGGACGcagacgccctcgccggcgtcaagGGCACGTCGATCCTGGTCACCTCCAACCTGCGCAGAGCCGCGCAGACGATGGCTGTCGCGTTCTGggaccgcgtcgcggtgacCGGCGAGAAGATCTACGTGCTGTCGTGCCTGCAGGAGATGGCGCGTAACGTGGACacgtgcgcgctcgcgggtccCGGCGAGCCCGTCCCGCTCCGCGGCATCGAGGAACAGATCCCCGACATTCAAAACGTCCCGGCGGGGCCCATCCGCGCCTTGCTGGAGCGCAGGCGGGTCACCGACAGCggcagcgtcgtcgccgagagcGGACACTTCAACGCGGGTAACAAACCGCTGATGCGCAACGGCCACGCGTCCATGCTCGAGTTTGCGCACtggtccgccgcgcaggacgcGTCAACAATAATCGTCGGCGGGCACTCCCTCTGGTTTAAAGAGTTCTTCAAGTGCTTCATCAAACCCGAGCAGGAGCACGTCGCGCAGCGCAAGAAGATCGTCAactgcggcgtcgtcgccttcgacCTCAAGTGCGGGACGGACGCCAGCGGAAACGTCGGCTTCAGCATCGATAGCTCTTCCGTGCGCATCGTGTACGGCGGATTCGGCAAGTGA